ATAATTGATTGGAGTTAGGAATAGAAGGGCCTAAAGACTAATTTAAAATGTACCTAATTTGTTAGGGATGAAGAATTATGTTGTTGTTCGTTTATTTTTAAGATTGAATTTTATGTTTTTTTTAAAACCCATGATATTATTACAAATAGAAAAAATTTTGAATGATAGATGTGTATTTATTAATAGATAGAAGAAATGATAATGCAAAAAAATTTTATTGAAATTAAAAGATATATTCAACCCTTATTAGATATTATTCTTAGTCTGTTATTTGGTTTACTTTTAATTTTTATGTTACGTTTTTTAATCGATATTGCTTGCTATGTATTAAAACCAATGACTATTAGTAATTTTACAATGATTATGCAAAAAGTGACATCATTTTTTATGTTGTTTGAATTTATGTTAATGATTTTGCGTTATATTCAAGAAGGCCACCATATTCCTATTCGGTATTTAATTTATATTTGTATTACAGCTATATTGAGACAATTAATGATCATTCATGGAGAAGCGGTTCAAACTTTATTGTTGGCTTTGGCAATTTTATTATTGGTGATTGTTTTATATATTCTGAATCTAACAAGACATAAATTTTCCTCTAAAATTGAAATAAACAATAAGGAAAATGAACGATTTAGATAGAAAAGGATATTAATAGCCAATTAATTACTTATTTGCTAGAATATAATTGTTAGATAATAATTTTTGATTGATATTAATAGGATTATTGATTTTTAATGTATTTAGTATAAAAAGAAAAATAAGAGGTGATAAATTTATGTACGCTGTGAAGGTATTCCACGGCTATATTAGTAAAAATGGACGACGTACTAGAGATAAAAATATGATCAAGCAATTTGAAAATCCACGTGAAGCTGAACGGTTTGCCGATAAAATCGGTGGTATGGTAAAAAAATTAGAGAATATTGAGTAAAAATATTCTATTGAAAAAACAGGATAAATAGAATATTAATAATAGATTAAACGATAAAGAAGAGAAAAGGATCTATTAATGTAGATTTATTTCTCTTTTTTATTCATAACAAATATCTGTTATATGTTTAATCGCTACTGAGTTATTTTTATAGAAATGTACTTTTTATCTTACCAATATTAGCAGGTGGTTTTATATTATTTAGAAATTTAAAAATAAAATAAAAAAGTTTAAATACAAGTCATTATAATGAAATACCATATATTTTGAAGATTTATAGGAAGATGGTATGATAAAAATAACCATAAGTTTTGCTTAAAATCAAGCAGATTAGAGTGGAAAGTAAATAGGTTTAGAAATGAATAAACAAAGAATACATCTCATATTTCCAACAGATAGTATTTTAAAGAGCTTAATCATCATTGCTAATTTAATATTAAATAAGGTTAATGTTTTAAAAATATTAACCAATTAATTTTAATTTAGCATTAAATGAAGGGAATATTGGATGACAAAATATACGAATTTATTTTCTTTATAGAAATTCAAATAGAAATAAAATTATATAAAATTTGCTGAATATATGGATATTTATTAAATATGAAAAATAGTCTCATTGTATAAGATATTTAAGCAAAAAAGCAATGGTTTGTGACTGTATAGAAAAGGGTAACTGGTATTTATTTGATGAAATAAATAGCACAAAACTGTTTTATATTTACTGATAGGTTTAATGATGAATAAACAGAACATCGAAATGGCTGGTTTGATTCATTAAATAAAATCGCTAATTTAAAATTAACCAAGCTTATTCATAGACTATTTATCCATTCAGCTCTGCTGTATAATAAAAAATACATATTAATCTATAATTGGAAAGAAGGAATAAATAGGATGATAAGAATAAATAGACTACGTCAATTGATGAAAAAAAACAATTTAGCTGGCTATTTTATTACAGATCCATATAACCTTTATTATTTAACAAATTTTACTGGCACAACTGGTGCAGCAATAATTACTATGGATCAAGCATTTTTTATCACTGATTTTCGCTACACTACTCAAGCACAAAAACAAGCATATGAATATACCATTATTGAAAATAAAGGGCATCTATTTGATGCAGTTACAGATCTCGCTGAAAAAGAAAATTTAGCGAATTTAGCATTTGAAGAACTTCACGTTAGTTTTGCAGAATACAGTATCTTAGAAGAGATTATTCCATGTGATTTGATTCCTGTTTCAGGATTAATTGAAGAATTAAGAGAAGTCAAAGATGAAGATGAAGTTGCTATGATTGAAAAAGCTTGTGAAATTGCAGATGCCGGTTATAAAAATGTATTAGAATTTATTCAACCTGGTATGACAGAAATTGAAGTGGCAAACCGACTCGATTTCTTTATGCGTTCTATGGGTGCTGCTGGTGTTTCTTTTGATACGATTGTTGCGAGTGGTTGGCGTTCGGCAATGCCACATGGAGTAGCTAGTGAAAAGGTAATTGAAAAAGGAGATATGATTACCTTAGATTTTGGCTGTTACTATAAAGGGTATGCATCTGATATGACCAGAACCTTTGCCATTGGAACGCCAGATAGTAAATTAAAAGAAATTTATCAAATCGTTTTAGACGTCCAATTAAAAGTATTAAAGGCGGCACAACCAGGTGTAATTGGCATGCAGTTAGATGAAATTGCAAGGGATTATATTGCTTCATTAGGATATGGTGAAAATTTTGGTCATTCCACTGGTCATGGAGTTGGATTGGAAGTTCATGAGGCACCTGCAATTTCCATGCGATCAGAACAGCAGTTAGTTGTTGGTAATATCGTTACTGATGAACCGGGTATTTATATTGATGGATTAGGCGGTGTACGTATTGAGGATGATTTATTAATCACCAAAGAAGGAAATCGATTATTGACACATTCACCAAAGAAATTAATCATTCTATAAAACTAAAATTTTTTAATTAAAACTTACAGCTAAAGATGAAGTTAAAAAATAGAAGAATTCTATTATTAAGCATAATAAGAGTATAAATATAAGTCAGCAACTATTTTTTATTCATGATTACAAAAATACTAAGTAAGCTAGCCGATATAAAATAATTATATTTATTTAAAAATGAACGATTTTTTCTTAAAATTGTTTTCAGGAGAATTGTTTTGAAAAAGATAGTTTAAATTATTTAATTTTACTAAGTAAAAGTTTTTGAAAATTATTTATTTGTTCTAATTTTTCTGGTGGCAAAACGACTTATTTAATGATACACTAAGTGAGAGAAAATTAGAATTGAATCATTTTCTCAATTTAAAGAATGAACGGCTCATTTTATTAACTGATTATTTGATATAACAGATGATTCTTCTCTATTCAGCAAGGAGGACAAAAGATGATTGATGAAAAAAACCTAGTAATCAATAATAAAGATCTATTAGGTGAAATTGTTATTGCACCTGAAGTTATTGAAGTAATTATTGGAATTGCTGTGTCAAAAGTAGAGGGTGTTTATGGAATGCGTGGTACTTTTACTAGCAATATTACAGAGTTTTTAGGACGAGCTGCACATGGAAAAGGGATTTATCTACATACGGAAGCAGACAAGTTGAAAGTAGATATTTATTGTTACCTAAATTATGGCGTTTCTGTACCTAAAGTTGCTTTAGCAATGCAAGACCAAATAAAACAGCAAGTATTATACATGACTGATGTTGATTTAGCTGAAGTAAATATTCATGTAGCTGCTGTTGTACCAGAGAAAATGCCAAAGCCAAATTTGAATGAATTATTTCCAGAAGATGAGGAAAGAAATGAATAAGCAAAAATTAACACGACGAGAAATTAGGGAAAAAGCATTACAAGCTTTATTTCCTTTGGACTTTAATACAGAATTAACAAAACAAGATGCGATTGACTATGCATTAATGCTAGATAATTATGAAGTAATAAGTGAAGATCAAGAAAATTTGATTCCCACTTATCTTGATTTTTTGGTTGATGGTGTATGTAGTCATAAGAATGAATTGGACCAAGTGATCAAAAGACTTTTAGGGAAAAATTGGACATTTGAACGTTTGTCTAAGATAGATACGGTTATTTTGCGAATGGCTGTTTTTGAAATGATGTATTCATCTGATGTCCCTGCACCGGTTGCATTAAATGAAGCATTGGAATTAGCCAAAAAATATAGCGATGATAATGCAAGAAAATTCACCAATGGTATTTTGGCAAACGTATTAAAAGAAATAGAAAAACATTCTGATAAATTATCTTTATTTGAAGAGTAATTTAGCTATTGTTCATTTTATAGAAATAGTTTAAGGCGAGAAAGTAAGGTTCCTAGGAGTGAACTTGCTTTCTTTTTCGTTTTTTCAGGTGTATCAAGAACCATTATTTTATGCTAAAATAAATGCATTATTATGTGGATACTTTAGTCATGAGAAATTAAAGGAGAAGTAACTGTGGGAATAAGAATGGATGGTAAAAAATTAGCAAAAGAGTTGCAATTAGAATTGACAACAGAAGTATCAGAGATAAAAAAACAAGGGATTCAGCCAGGCATTGTTGTCTTAATTGTTGGTGAAGACCCGGCTAGCAATATTTATGTTAAAAATAAACATATCACAGCTGAAAAAATCGGTATTTACTCTAAAATTGAAAGATTAGCAGAAACAATTACAGAAGAAGAGCTTTTAACATTGATTGATCATTATAATAAAAATCCTTTCTTTCATGGTATTCTAGTCCAACTTCCTTTGCCTAAACACATTAACCAAGAAAAAATTCTTCTTGCTATTGATCCTATTAAAGATATAGATGGCTTTCATCCTATGAATCTTGGAAAACTATTTATTGGA
The genomic region above belongs to Melissococcus plutonius ATCC 35311 and contains:
- a CDS encoding phosphate-starvation-inducible PsiE family protein, whose amino-acid sequence is MQKNFIEIKRYIQPLLDIILSLLFGLLLIFMLRFLIDIACYVLKPMTISNFTMIMQKVTSFFMLFEFMLMILRYIQEGHHIPIRYLIYICITAILRQLMIIHGEAVQTLLLALAILLLVIVLYILNLTRHKFSSKIEINNKENERFR
- a CDS encoding M24 family metallopeptidase, producing the protein MIRINRLRQLMKKNNLAGYFITDPYNLYYLTNFTGTTGAAIITMDQAFFITDFRYTTQAQKQAYEYTIIENKGHLFDAVTDLAEKENLANLAFEELHVSFAEYSILEEIIPCDLIPVSGLIEELREVKDEDEVAMIEKACEIADAGYKNVLEFIQPGMTEIEVANRLDFFMRSMGAAGVSFDTIVASGWRSAMPHGVASEKVIEKGDMITLDFGCYYKGYASDMTRTFAIGTPDSKLKEIYQIVLDVQLKVLKAAQPGVIGMQLDEIARDYIASLGYGENFGHSTGHGVGLEVHEAPAISMRSEQQLVVGNIVTDEPGIYIDGLGGVRIEDDLLITKEGNRLLTHSPKKLIIL
- a CDS encoding Asp23/Gls24 family envelope stress response protein, whose amino-acid sequence is MIDEKNLVINNKDLLGEIVIAPEVIEVIIGIAVSKVEGVYGMRGTFTSNITEFLGRAAHGKGIYLHTEADKLKVDIYCYLNYGVSVPKVALAMQDQIKQQVLYMTDVDLAEVNIHVAAVVPEKMPKPNLNELFPEDEERNE
- the nusB gene encoding transcription antitermination factor NusB, with the protein product MNKQKLTRREIREKALQALFPLDFNTELTKQDAIDYALMLDNYEVISEDQENLIPTYLDFLVDGVCSHKNELDQVIKRLLGKNWTFERLSKIDTVILRMAVFEMMYSSDVPAPVALNEALELAKKYSDDNARKFTNGILANVLKEIEKHSDKLSLFEE